From the Deinococcus aquaticus genome, one window contains:
- a CDS encoding cobaltochelatase subunit CobN yields MTRRAATRERVTRADGRTINVARRRGHLSYCFHGCCCGRTDKGYPAAPAHVYKDEWVRRRLRNTLHLTKSGCLGPCSLANVAHLVFDGHDLWFHSVNDAWLVRAIFDHIEAMVRADRFLPLPPELIEYAFNYYTWDAAQALPLHPDMNAGLGAAGETPDAPSDATPLSGVAFLTHADTDLLNLRAARDTLPADFGPVTGVALGSVRGEEQMQSLLSGAVGEAQVVLVRVHGRFEAVPGAARLLAHARTRGQRLLLISGTNEPDPELAALSLAPLPVLDTARAYLAASGWPNLRELLLSVSDSLRLTAYGAQPPQALALHGVSHPDLPEGLDAPQALAEWERRRGAAAPRRPAVGILLYRAHALSGNTDFIDALVTALDDAGADALPIFTTSLRDTDERGDPHALALLRGEDGPRVDAVISTLSFAMTEVQGGAVTPAGEAVGAFARLGVPVVQGLTTGGPRGPWATSARGLNPLDTAMNVALPEFDGRLISVPFAFKERVAGDGADEAAARLVADPERAERVAGVAVRLARLRHVPNGEKRVAFVFTNSTAKASQVGNAVGLDSAASLLGVLRALRDDGYDVGTLPATSDELMHALLDRATYDTTLLTPAQLERAVLVPRERYAAWFADLPDAQQRRMRQQWGDPPGQAYLSGSSLALAGLHFGKMFVALQPPRGYGMDPDAIYHTPDLPPTHHYHALYRWLREPPAAGGFGAHALVHVGKHGTLEWLPGKGVGLSAACFPDSLLGDLPLFYPFVINDPGEGTQAKRRAHATILDHLPPPLTRADTYGPLAELAALVDEYYQLELLDPSKLPLLQGQIWDLVQRSDLGTDLGTLLRRDHGDHVHEWDDEFTEDGVPVTLSEMNGPDVAHLLEDIDGYLCELGRAQIRGGLHVLGQPPRGEALPEMLVALTRLPNAGVPGLHAGLAGALGLNLEDLLDRPGARLGSPPHSLPRTLLGAGADAAQSSASAEGQRL; encoded by the coding sequence GTGACCCGCCGCGCCGCGACCCGCGAACGCGTGACCCGCGCCGACGGCCGCACCATCAACGTCGCCCGGCGGCGCGGTCACCTGAGTTACTGCTTTCACGGCTGCTGCTGCGGCCGCACCGACAAGGGCTACCCGGCCGCGCCCGCCCACGTGTACAAGGACGAGTGGGTGCGCCGCCGCCTGCGCAACACGCTGCACCTGACCAAGAGTGGCTGCCTGGGGCCGTGCTCGCTGGCGAACGTGGCGCACCTGGTGTTCGACGGGCACGACCTGTGGTTCCACTCGGTGAACGACGCGTGGCTGGTCCGCGCGATCTTCGACCACATCGAGGCGATGGTCCGCGCCGACCGCTTCCTGCCGTTGCCGCCGGAGCTGATCGAGTACGCCTTCAACTACTACACCTGGGACGCCGCGCAGGCCCTCCCGCTGCACCCGGACATGAATGCGGGACTGGGAGCGGCAGGGGAGACCCCGGACGCTCCATCCGACGCGACTCCCCTGAGCGGCGTGGCGTTCCTGACGCACGCGGACACCGACCTGCTGAACCTGCGCGCCGCGCGCGACACCCTCCCGGCCGATTTCGGCCCGGTGACCGGCGTGGCGCTCGGCAGCGTGCGCGGCGAGGAGCAGATGCAATCACTGCTCTCAGGCGCGGTCGGCGAGGCGCAGGTCGTGCTGGTGCGCGTTCACGGGCGCTTCGAGGCGGTGCCCGGCGCGGCGCGGCTGCTCGCGCACGCCCGGACGCGCGGGCAGCGGCTGCTGCTGATCAGCGGCACGAACGAACCCGACCCGGAACTCGCGGCCCTGAGCCTCGCGCCGCTGCCGGTGCTGGACACCGCCCGCGCGTACCTCGCCGCGAGCGGCTGGCCGAACCTGCGGGAACTGCTGCTGAGCGTCTCGGATTCGCTGCGCCTGACCGCGTACGGCGCGCAGCCCCCGCAGGCGCTGGCGCTGCACGGCGTGTCCCACCCGGACCTCCCGGAAGGCCTGGACGCCCCGCAGGCGCTGGCCGAGTGGGAACGCCGGCGCGGCGCGGCCGCCCCGCGCCGCCCGGCGGTGGGCATCCTGCTGTACCGCGCGCACGCCCTGAGCGGCAACACGGACTTCATCGACGCGCTCGTCACGGCGCTCGACGACGCCGGGGCGGACGCCCTGCCGATCTTCACGACCAGCCTGCGCGACACCGACGAACGCGGCGACCCGCACGCCCTGGCGCTGCTGCGCGGCGAGGACGGCCCGCGCGTGGACGCCGTGATCAGCACCCTGAGTTTCGCCATGACCGAGGTGCAGGGCGGAGCCGTCACGCCCGCCGGGGAGGCCGTGGGCGCCTTCGCGCGGCTGGGCGTGCCGGTCGTGCAGGGCCTCACGACCGGCGGGCCGCGCGGTCCCTGGGCGACCAGTGCGCGCGGCCTGAACCCGCTGGACACCGCCATGAACGTGGCCCTGCCGGAATTCGACGGGCGGCTGATCAGCGTGCCCTTCGCCTTCAAGGAACGCGTCGCCGGTGACGGCGCGGACGAGGCGGCGGCCCGGCTGGTCGCGGACCCGGAACGCGCCGAGCGCGTGGCGGGCGTCGCCGTGCGGCTCGCGCGGCTGCGGCACGTCCCGAACGGCGAGAAACGCGTGGCGTTCGTGTTCACCAACTCCACGGCGAAGGCCTCGCAGGTGGGGAACGCCGTGGGCCTCGACTCGGCCGCGTCGCTGCTGGGCGTACTGCGCGCCCTGCGGGACGACGGGTACGACGTGGGCACCCTGCCCGCGACCTCCGACGAACTGATGCACGCCCTGCTGGACCGCGCCACCTACGACACCACCCTGCTGACCCCCGCGCAACTGGAACGCGCGGTCCTGGTGCCCCGCGAGCGGTACGCCGCGTGGTTCGCGGACCTGCCGGACGCGCAGCAGCGCCGCATGCGCCAGCAGTGGGGCGACCCGCCCGGACAGGCGTACCTAAGCGGAAGCTCGCTGGCCCTGGCGGGCCTGCACTTCGGGAAGATGTTCGTGGCGCTGCAACCCCCACGCGGGTACGGCATGGACCCGGACGCCATCTACCACACGCCGGACCTGCCGCCCACCCACCACTACCACGCGCTGTACCGCTGGCTGCGCGAGCCCCCCGCCGCCGGGGGCTTCGGCGCGCACGCACTGGTGCATGTCGGCAAGCACGGCACGCTGGAATGGCTGCCCGGCAAGGGCGTCGGCCTGAGCGCCGCGTGCTTCCCCGACAGCCTGCTGGGCGACCTGCCGCTGTTCTACCCCTTCGTCATCAACGACCCGGGCGAGGGCACGCAGGCCAAACGGCGCGCGCACGCCACCATCCTCGACCACCTGCCGCCCCCCCTGACCCGCGCGGACACCTACGGCCCGCTGGCCGAACTGGCCGCGCTGGTCGACGAGTACTACCAGCTGGAACTCCTCGACCCGTCCAAGCTGCCGCTGCTGCAGGGGCAGATCTGGGACCTCGTGCAGCGCAGCGACCTGGGCACCGATCTGGGTACCCTGCTGCGCCGCGACCACGGCGACCACGTGCACGAATGGGACGACGAATTCACCGAGGACGGCGTGCCCGTCACCCTCAGCGAGATGAACGGCCCGGACGTCGCGCACCTGCTCGAGGACATCGACGGGTACCTGTGCGAACTGGGCCGCGCGCAGATCCGGGGCGGCCTGCACGTCCTGGGCCAGCCGCCGCGCGGCGAGGCGCTGCCCGAGATGCTGGTCGCCCTGACCCGCCTGCCGAACGCGGGCGTGCCGGGCCTGCACGCCGGACTGGCCGGCGCGCTCGGCCTGAACCTCGAAGACCTGCTCGACCGCCCCGGCGCGCGCCTGGGTTCGCCGCCTCACAGCCTGCCCCGTACCCTGCTGGGCGCCGGCGCGGACGCTGCTCAATCCTCAGCAAGTGCTGAAGGACAGCGGCTGTGA
- a CDS encoding formate/nitrite transporter family protein gives MTSVQRPSDTPPSTAPQPPVQPVPGVPDPTVLSGAALMHAVLKKDAEKAGRAAWPTFVLSVLAGMYIGLGGMFYTLIESGGIDFAFKQVLGGLGFCVGLVLVLVAGAELLTGNVLLVLGVVRRQITWAQVARNWGLVFLGNLVGGVLLAALVVASGHPSLNGGGVAHEAVRVATGKVGKTAAQLFFSGVLCNVLVCLAVWMALAGKTLADKVLAVLLPVTAFVAAGFEHSVADMYLLPLGLMLRDHGADLADIARLDLPHVVSTVAVVTLGNIVGGAVFVALAYHAAYPDSPADRAPEPSTHR, from the coding sequence ATGACTTCCGTCCAGCGCCCCAGCGACACGCCCCCCAGCACCGCGCCCCAGCCCCCGGTCCAGCCTGTGCCGGGCGTGCCCGACCCGACCGTCCTGAGCGGCGCGGCCCTGATGCACGCCGTCCTGAAGAAAGACGCCGAGAAGGCCGGCCGCGCCGCATGGCCCACCTTCGTTCTGTCGGTTCTGGCCGGCATGTACATCGGGCTGGGCGGCATGTTCTACACCCTGATCGAATCGGGCGGAATCGACTTCGCGTTCAAGCAGGTGCTGGGCGGCCTGGGCTTCTGCGTGGGCCTGGTGCTGGTCCTGGTCGCCGGGGCGGAACTGCTGACCGGGAACGTGCTGCTGGTCCTCGGGGTAGTGCGCCGGCAGATCACCTGGGCGCAGGTGGCGCGCAACTGGGGACTTGTGTTTCTGGGCAACCTGGTGGGCGGCGTGCTGCTGGCCGCGCTGGTCGTCGCGTCCGGGCACCCGTCCCTGAACGGCGGGGGCGTGGCGCACGAGGCGGTGCGCGTGGCGACCGGCAAGGTCGGCAAGACGGCCGCGCAACTGTTCTTCAGCGGCGTGCTGTGCAACGTCCTGGTGTGCCTGGCGGTGTGGATGGCCCTTGCGGGCAAGACCCTGGCCGACAAGGTCCTGGCAGTGCTGCTGCCGGTCACGGCCTTCGTTGCGGCGGGCTTCGAGCACTCGGTGGCGGACATGTACCTGCTGCCGCTGGGCCTGATGCTGCGCGACCACGGCGCCGACCTCGCGGACATTGCGCGGCTGGACCTGCCGCACGTGGTGAGCACCGTGGCGGTCGTCACGCTGGGCAACATCGTGGGCGGGGCCGTGTTCGTGGCGCTGGCCTACCACGCGGCCTACCCGGACAGCCCAGCCGACCGGGCCCCGGAGCCGTCCACGCATCGCTGA
- a CDS encoding type II toxin-antitoxin system Phd/YefM family antitoxin: protein MPETVNIHAAKTQLSRLVDRAHAGEEIILAKAGKPYARLVPLAPAAARELGFLAGTVQVGAAFAHESLRPLSAEEQADWE from the coding sequence ATGCCGGAGACAGTCAACATCCACGCTGCCAAGACGCAACTGTCCCGCCTCGTGGACCGCGCCCACGCCGGCGAGGAGATCATTCTCGCCAAGGCCGGAAAACCCTACGCCCGGCTGGTGCCACTGGCGCCCGCCGCTGCGCGTGAACTCGGATTCCTGGCCGGAACCGTCCAGGTCGGCGCGGCCTTCGCGCACGAATCCCTGCGCCCACTGTCCGCCGAGGAACAGGCGGACTGGGAGTGA
- a CDS encoding type II toxin-antitoxin system VapC family toxin: MNLLLDTHILLWATLQPALLPGAWQTTLLDSRNRLILSAATAWELSIKHRSGRLPEAAPLLLDFHAVTARLGAEVIDISPAHAVRAGALDWDHRDPFDRLLVAQAIEHGLTLMTVDASITAYAHAPVLPPP, encoded by the coding sequence GTGAACCTGCTGCTCGACACCCACATTCTGCTGTGGGCGACCCTTCAGCCGGCGCTGCTGCCGGGCGCGTGGCAGACCACGCTGCTCGATTCCCGCAACCGGTTGATCCTGAGCGCCGCGACCGCCTGGGAACTCTCGATCAAACACCGCAGCGGCCGCCTCCCGGAAGCCGCCCCGCTGCTGCTGGATTTCCACGCGGTCACCGCACGACTCGGAGCCGAGGTGATCGACATCTCCCCGGCCCACGCGGTGCGCGCCGGAGCGCTCGACTGGGATCACCGCGACCCCTTCGACCGCCTGCTGGTCGCGCAGGCCATCGAGCACGGGCTCACGCTGATGACGGTGGATGCCAGCATCACGGCCTACGCCCACGCCCCGGTCCTGCCGCCTCCCTGA
- a CDS encoding VWA domain-containing protein, which yields MTPSGPLPDAAPLFPLSAVAHQPDLTLALSLLAVSPALGGLLIRGDRGAAKSTSARALAALLPAHAEGLPADGDGAAPFVNLPLGAGEERVVGTLDLDAALRGEARLKPGLIAQAHGGVLYIDEVNLLPDHLVDVLLDAAAMGVHRVERDGLSVTAPARFALVGSMNPEEGSLRPQFLDRFGLCVDVQAPTAPGERAEIVRRRLAFDADPAVFVRAWAGAEAALHARLDAARGRLAHVTVPDVLLIRIADHAAAAGVRSLRADLVLYRAACALAALEGRLSVTAADVDRAAPLVLTHRRVPHAPDLPPPPPPPNEPPPEPPAGPPGDAPDGEPLPEAGNEPPHTPDAPDGGDHLPPAGDPPGEVFAPAPAHVFLPLPGGARGAGDAGRPRVTGSRPDANPASLALPDSLRAALTRAGLSGEAGPDRSGLTRADLRAPILAPQEGRRVLFVADASGSVGASGRMGAVKGALLDALGGQGHADRMALITFRGVGAALLLDWTADAHAAARAVEAAPTGGRTPLTQALRLARVTLDAERGAQLVLFTDGRANVPTQPGADPWAEALGAARALHGVPALVVDTEAGRVRLGRAAQLARAMGADLAPLHLPEHHPDPSLNPSSLETP from the coding sequence GTGACCCCCTCCGGACCCCTTCCGGACGCCGCGCCGCTGTTTCCACTGTCGGCGGTGGCGCACCAGCCGGACCTGACGCTGGCGCTGAGCCTGCTGGCCGTGTCGCCCGCGCTGGGCGGCCTGCTGATCCGGGGCGACCGGGGCGCGGCGAAAAGCACGTCCGCACGGGCGCTGGCGGCGCTGCTTCCAGCGCACGCGGAGGGGCTTCCAGCCGACGGGGACGGCGCGGCCCCGTTCGTGAACCTGCCGCTCGGGGCGGGCGAGGAGCGTGTGGTGGGCACGCTGGACCTCGACGCGGCCCTGCGGGGCGAGGCGCGCCTGAAACCGGGCCTGATCGCGCAGGCGCACGGAGGCGTGCTGTACATCGACGAGGTGAACCTGCTACCGGACCATCTGGTGGACGTGCTGCTGGACGCCGCCGCGATGGGCGTGCACCGCGTGGAACGCGACGGCCTGAGCGTGACCGCGCCCGCCCGGTTCGCGCTGGTGGGCAGTATGAACCCCGAGGAGGGCAGCCTGCGCCCGCAGTTCCTGGACCGCTTCGGACTGTGCGTGGACGTGCAGGCCCCCACCGCGCCGGGCGAGCGGGCCGAGATCGTGCGCCGCCGCCTCGCCTTCGACGCCGACCCCGCCGTGTTCGTGCGGGCCTGGGCGGGGGCGGAGGCGGCCCTGCACGCCCGGCTGGACGCGGCGCGCGGGCGACTGGCGCACGTGACCGTCCCGGACGTGCTGCTGATCCGCATTGCCGATCACGCGGCGGCGGCTGGTGTGCGCAGCCTGCGTGCGGATCTGGTGCTGTACCGCGCCGCCTGCGCCCTGGCCGCGCTGGAGGGCCGCCTGTCGGTCACGGCGGCCGACGTGGACCGCGCCGCGCCGCTGGTCCTCACGCACCGCCGGGTACCGCACGCGCCGGACCTGCCGCCCCCGCCCCCTCCTCCCAACGAACCGCCCCCGGAGCCACCGGCCGGACCGCCGGGCGACGCCCCGGACGGTGAGCCCCTCCCGGAAGCCGGGAACGAGCCGCCGCACACACCAGATGCTCCGGACGGGGGAGACCACCTGCCGCCCGCTGGCGACCCGCCGGGCGAGGTGTTCGCTCCCGCTCCCGCGCACGTTTTCCTGCCACTTCCCGGCGGGGCGCGCGGCGCGGGCGACGCCGGGCGCCCCCGCGTGACCGGCAGTCGCCCGGACGCGAATCCGGCCTCGCTGGCGCTGCCGGACTCGCTGCGCGCCGCCCTGACCCGCGCGGGCCTGAGCGGCGAGGCTGGCCCGGACAGGTCCGGCCTGACCCGCGCGGACCTGCGCGCCCCCATCCTGGCCCCGCAGGAGGGCCGCCGGGTGCTGTTCGTCGCGGACGCCAGCGGCAGCGTCGGCGCGTCCGGACGGATGGGCGCCGTCAAGGGCGCGCTGCTGGACGCCCTGGGCGGGCAGGGTCACGCCGACCGCATGGCCCTGATCACCTTCCGGGGCGTGGGGGCCGCGCTGCTGCTCGACTGGACCGCCGACGCCCACGCGGCCGCGCGGGCCGTGGAGGCCGCGCCTACGGGGGGCCGCACGCCGCTCACGCAGGCGCTGCGGCTGGCCCGCGTGACCCTGGACGCGGAGCGCGGCGCGCAGCTGGTGCTGTTCACGGACGGCCGCGCGAACGTCCCCACGCAGCCCGGCGCGGACCCCTGGGCCGAGGCATTAGGCGCCGCCCGCGCCCTGCACGGTGTGCCCGCACTGGTCGTGGATACCGAGGCGGGCCGGGTGCGCCTGGGCCGGGCCGCGCAACTGGCCCGCGCGATGGGCGCCGACCTCGCGCCCCTGCACCTGCCTGAACATCACCCTGACCCTTCCCTGAATCCCTCATCCCTGGAGACCCCATGA
- a CDS encoding cobyrinate a,c-diamide synthase — translation MPRLVIAAAHSGSGKTTVASLLCLALSARGLRVQPFKLGPDYLDPTHLTRAAGRDARNLDSFLLPRERLRALFARAAAQADVSVLEGVMGLYDGRDSLSDEHSTADLAGLLGAPVVLVIDAGGMARTAAAVAAGLRDFAPLTVPPVRVAGVILNRVGGERHAELCEAALAQVGLPVLGFVPRDERLHLPARHLGLLSAEQASWDAADALHAARFLRLDALLAAAQAPALPLPPPTPVPAGERVRIGVAHDEAFHFSYPDALDELRAQGAELVPFSPLRDAGLPPGLGGLLLPGGYPEAHAAELEANAAMRAAVRAFAASGRPVIGECGGLMYLGHSLETPERTFEMCGVTPDRTRMAPRLTLGYRDARALTGTPLSPAGAALRGHEFHHSVLTHEPTHPAYRWQAPDGTTVHEGYAHGNVLASYLHLHLGADPALARRFVDQCRTPGSP, via the coding sequence ATGCCCCGGCTGGTGATTGCCGCCGCGCACTCCGGCAGCGGCAAGACGACCGTCGCCTCGCTGCTGTGCCTCGCCCTGAGCGCCCGTGGGCTGCGCGTGCAGCCGTTCAAGCTGGGGCCGGATTACCTGGACCCCACGCACCTGACCCGCGCGGCCGGGCGGGACGCGCGGAACCTCGACTCGTTCCTGCTGCCGCGTGAGCGACTGCGCGCCCTGTTCGCCCGCGCCGCCGCGCAGGCCGACGTGAGCGTCCTGGAGGGCGTGATGGGCCTGTACGACGGCCGCGACTCCCTGAGCGACGAGCATTCCACCGCCGATCTGGCGGGCCTGCTGGGCGCCCCGGTGGTCCTGGTGATCGACGCGGGCGGCATGGCCCGCACCGCCGCCGCCGTGGCCGCCGGGCTGCGGGATTTCGCGCCGCTGACGGTCCCGCCTGTGCGGGTGGCGGGCGTGATCCTGAACCGCGTGGGCGGCGAACGTCACGCGGAACTGTGCGAGGCGGCGCTGGCGCAGGTGGGCCTGCCGGTCCTGGGCTTCGTGCCCCGCGACGAGCGGCTGCACCTCCCGGCGCGGCACCTGGGCCTGCTGAGCGCCGAGCAGGCCTCCTGGGACGCGGCAGACGCCCTGCACGCCGCGCGCTTCCTGCGGCTGGACGCGCTGCTGGCCGCCGCGCAGGCCCCCGCGCTGCCTCTCCCGCCCCCCACGCCCGTTCCGGCGGGCGAGCGGGTGCGGATCGGCGTGGCGCACGACGAGGCCTTTCACTTCTCGTACCCGGACGCACTGGACGAACTGCGGGCGCAGGGCGCGGAGCTCGTGCCGTTCAGTCCCCTGCGGGACGCCGGACTGCCGCCGGGACTGGGCGGGCTGCTACTGCCCGGCGGGTACCCCGAGGCGCACGCCGCCGAACTGGAAGCGAACGCCGCCATGCGCGCCGCCGTCCGGGCCTTTGCGGCGTCCGGGCGGCCCGTGATCGGCGAGTGCGGCGGCCTGATGTACCTGGGCCACTCGCTGGAAACGCCGGAGCGCACCTTCGAGATGTGCGGCGTCACGCCGGACCGCACCCGCATGGCCCCCCGCCTGACCCTGGGCTACCGCGACGCCCGCGCCCTGACCGGCACGCCCCTGTCCCCGGCGGGCGCGGCGCTGCGCGGCCACGAATTCCACCACTCGGTCCTGACGCACGAACCCACCCACCCGGCCTACCGCTGGCAGGCCCCGGACGGCACGACCGTCCACGAGGGCTACGCGCACGGGAACGTGCTCGCCAGTTACCTGCACCTGCACCTGGGCGCGGACCCCGCGCTGGCCCGCCGGTTCGTGGACCAGTGCCGCACGCCCGGAAGCCCATGA
- a CDS encoding CobD/CbiB family cobalamin biosynthesis protein, whose translation MSRRALLLALALDALGEPPARWHPVVWMGSYLNAARGRWQATTPAAQLLEGGLGWAGGATLAALAGGAAARLPWPAQGVFLKPLLARRALLSAVGEVEAALHVGNLPEARRLLAWHLVSRDTTHLSAAEVAGAAAESLAENLSDSVVAPLLAYRAGGLPLAALYRYTNTADALWGYRTPDLEWPGKVAARADDLLNLAPARLSAACALLAAPLLGLDGRAAWRAWRSGRRVTTSPNAGHPMSVFAGALGVRLDKRGVYVLNPEGRAPGASDLRAARRLAHLTLILATLCLMLPRPPACPARRARP comes from the coding sequence ATGAGCCGCCGCGCCCTGCTGCTGGCCCTGGCCCTGGACGCGCTGGGTGAGCCGCCCGCCCGCTGGCATCCGGTCGTGTGGATGGGCTCGTACCTGAACGCCGCGCGGGGCCGCTGGCAGGCCACCACGCCCGCCGCGCAACTGCTGGAGGGGGGCCTGGGCTGGGCGGGCGGGGCCACGCTGGCCGCGCTGGCGGGCGGGGCGGCGGCGCGGCTGCCGTGGCCCGCGCAGGGAGTCTTCCTGAAGCCCCTGCTGGCCCGCCGGGCCCTGCTGTCGGCAGTGGGTGAGGTCGAGGCGGCCCTGCACGTGGGCAACCTGCCGGAAGCGCGCCGCCTGCTGGCGTGGCACCTCGTGAGCCGCGACACCACCCACCTGAGCGCCGCCGAGGTCGCCGGGGCCGCCGCCGAGAGCCTCGCGGAGAACCTGTCGGACAGCGTGGTCGCGCCGCTGCTGGCGTACCGCGCGGGCGGACTGCCGCTGGCGGCCCTGTACCGCTACACGAACACCGCCGACGCCCTGTGGGGCTACCGCACGCCGGACCTGGAGTGGCCGGGCAAGGTCGCCGCGCGCGCCGACGACCTGCTGAACCTCGCCCCGGCCCGCCTGAGCGCCGCGTGCGCCCTGCTGGCCGCGCCGCTCCTGGGACTGGATGGCCGCGCCGCGTGGCGCGCATGGCGCTCAGGCCGCCGTGTCACGACCAGCCCGAACGCCGGGCACCCGATGAGCGTGTTCGCGGGGGCGCTGGGCGTGCGGCTCGACAAGCGCGGCGTGTACGTCCTGAATCCCGAGGGGCGCGCGCCGGGTGCCTCTGACCTGCGCGCGGCGCGGCGTCTGGCGCACCTGACCCTGATCCTCGCTACGCTGTGCCTGATGCTGCCCCGCCCACCCGCCTGCCCTGCCCGCCGGGCCCGCCCATGA
- a CDS encoding aminotransferase class I/II-fold pyridoxal phosphate-dependent enzyme, protein MTTDLPVTDLPPTDHSSLPPVLPRAAHGGPDAQAFTGLDFSVNTNPYGPNPRLIQAVRDADHAHYPDPTYARVRERLAAWHATEPGGVALATGASDLLHRLARAYLGSGDTLLSLYAPFGELARAAALQRASVQVVPALPTTLPARTRLVYVGYPHNPTGHAPTLGELLAAADTCAAAGALLIVDEAYAPFTALPVPPRHPALVRVLSPGKAHGMVGARPAYALAAPPVVAALDNLAPAWHVTAATAAVLAALPHGARFLAETLPRVAAHASELAADLGRLGRTEHAGTPFMTLRVGDAAAVTADLREGGIRVRDCASYGLPDCIRVSTRLPGENAALLRALTARLGRGGRHG, encoded by the coding sequence ATGACCACCGACCTCCCGGTCACGGACCTGCCACCCACCGACCACTCCAGCCTGCCGCCCGTACTGCCCCGCGCCGCGCACGGCGGGCCGGACGCGCAGGCGTTCACGGGCCTGGATTTCAGCGTGAACACCAACCCGTACGGCCCGAACCCCCGCCTGATCCAGGCGGTGCGCGACGCCGATCACGCCCACTACCCGGACCCCACGTACGCCCGTGTGCGCGAGCGGCTGGCCGCGTGGCACGCCACCGAACCCGGCGGCGTGGCCCTCGCGACCGGCGCGTCCGACCTGCTACACCGCCTGGCCCGCGCCTACCTGGGGAGCGGCGACACCCTGCTGAGCCTGTACGCGCCGTTCGGGGAACTGGCCCGCGCGGCCGCGCTGCAACGCGCGTCCGTGCAGGTCGTCCCCGCGCTGCCCACCACGCTCCCGGCCCGCACGCGCCTGGTGTACGTCGGGTACCCGCACAACCCCACCGGGCATGCCCCCACACTGGGCGAGCTGCTGGCTGCCGCCGACACCTGCGCTGCCGCCGGGGCGCTGCTGATCGTCGACGAGGCGTACGCGCCGTTCACGGCCCTGCCGGTCCCGCCGCGGCACCCGGCGCTGGTGAGGGTCCTCTCGCCCGGCAAGGCGCACGGCATGGTCGGCGCGCGCCCCGCCTACGCCCTGGCCGCGCCGCCGGTCGTCGCGGCGCTCGACAACCTCGCCCCCGCGTGGCACGTCACGGCCGCCACCGCTGCCGTCCTGGCGGCCCTGCCGCACGGTGCGCGCTTCCTGGCCGAGACGCTGCCGCGCGTCGCCGCGCACGCCTCCGAACTGGCCGCCGACCTGGGCCGCCTGGGCCGCACCGAGCACGCGGGCACGCCGTTCATGACCCTGCGCGTCGGGGACGCCGCCGCCGTCACCGCCGACCTGCGCGAAGGCGGCATCCGCGTGCGGGACTGCGCCAGCTACGGCCTGCCGGACTGCATCCGCGTCAGCACGCGCCTGCCCGGCGAGAACGCCGCCCTGCTGCGCGCCCTGACCGCCCGCCTGGGCCGCGGAGGCCGACATGGGTAA